The genomic stretch gtgctgccccccacccccccgtcACCCCTGCGCCTCCCCAGATCTGCGCAAGAACTTCGAGCAGGAGCCGACAGCCAGGGAGGTCTCCATCGAGCAGGGCATCGTGCTGCCATGCCGCCCTCCCGAGGGCATCCCCCCTGCCGAGGTGAGCCCCCGTGGGCCGGGCCGGCAGGTCAGGATGCGGCTGGGGGTGCCCCTTGCCCGCGGGGACACcgtgggtgctccccaggggGGGTGGCCCAGCCGGGCACCTGGTGACGTCCCCGTGCCCCGCAGGTGGAGTGGCTGCGCAATGAGGAGCTGGTGGACCCGGCGCTGGACGCCAACGTCTACGTGACGCCAGAGCACAGCCTGGTGCTGCGGCAGGCCCGCCTGGCCGACACCGCCAACTACACCTGCGTGGCCAAAAACATCGTGGCCCGTCGCCGCAGCGCCTCCGCCGCCATCACCGTCTATGGTACGGCCCCACCGCGCCTgtccccgccgcgctgccccggtGTCGCCCTCCCCGTCCTGTCCCTCCCCACGTCCCCCATCCCAGCGAGGCGCTGACGGGTCCGTCTCCACCCAGTGAACGGCGGCTGGTCGACATGGACGCAGTGGTcaggctgcagcaccagctgTGGACGGGGCTGGCAGAAGCGGAGCCGGACCTGCACCAACCCCACGCCCCTCAACGGGGGTGCTTTCTGTGAGGGCCAAAACGTGCAGAAAACCGCCTGCACCACCCTCTGCCCAGGTacccgccctgcccggggcaccgcagccgccccccgccgtgCCGATGCTGCACTCCCCGCGCCTGCACCCATCGcagtccctgtccccccagGTGTCTCGTCCTCTTGCCCCCGTGTGTCCGTCTctgccggccccggggcaggggagggggatggCAGCGGGGCGCTGACCCCCGGCTGTGCCCGCAGTGGACGGCGCCTGGTCGGAGTGGAGCAAGTGGTCGGTGTGTGGGGCCGAGTGCACGCACTGGCGGAGCCGGGAGTGCTCGGAGCCGGCACCGCGCAACGGGGGCCGGGATTGCCGTGGCCCCGAGCTGGACACCCGCAACTGCACATCCGAGCTCTGCAGCCACGGTGAGCGCGGTGGGGACGGTGGGGGTGACCCCCGGGACGGGTGCACGGGGGATGCCCATGGGTGCTGACGCCCTGCCCCGTGCAGCCACCCCCGGCGCAGAGGACGTGGCACTGTACGTGGGGCTGGTGGCCGTGGCCGtgtgcctggtgctgctgctgctggtgggggtGCTGGTGTACTGCCGCAAGAAGGGGGGCCTGGATGCCGATGTGGCCGACTCCTCCATCCTCACTGCCGGCTTCCAGCCCGTCAGCATCAAGCCCAGCAAGGCCGGTGAGCGAGGGCTGCGGGGATGGGGCTGTGCAGCTGTGCGGGGACACGGTGTCCCTTGGGATCTGGGGGTGGACGTGCCCCTTGGGGTAccctgggcaggggctgtgtcCCGTGGGGTCCCTGGTCCCTATAAGGTTGGTGCTGTGTGCtccgggggtcccaggggtgaCTGTGTGTCAAGGGTCtgtgccgtggggcagaggcTCGATGCCCTTTGGACCCCCAGGGGTGGCTGTGCCCCATAGGGTCCTTACTGTGGGGCAAGCGCCATGTGCCCCACGTCCCCTGGGGCTGGTTGTGCTGCCGCGTTGCCAGCGGGGACCCcctatcctggctgtgccccggTGCCACGGCCCCCTGCTCTGTGCCGCAGACAACCCCAGCCTGCTCACCATCCAGCCCGACCTCAGCACCACCACCATGACCTACCAGGGCTCGCTCTGCCCGCGCCAGGACGGCCCCGCCAAGCTCCAGCTGCCCAACGGGCACCTGCTGAGCCCGCTGGGTGCCGGGCGGCACACGCTGCACCACAGCTCGCCCGCCGCTGAGGGCGCCGACTTCGTGGCCCGGCTCTCCACCCAGAGCTACTTTCGCTCCCTGCCCCCGCGGCACCACCAACATGGCCTACGGCACCTTCAACTTCTTGGGGGGGCGGCTCATGATCCCCAACACAGGTACGTCGGGGTGGGCGCGGGGTGCCGGAGCATCGCCTGGTGCGGGTGCATCCCCATGGggctccccccgcacccccccccccccccccccccccccccgcctgcaccccccccacccagggaTCAGCCTGCTCATCCCACCTGATGCCATTCCACGGGGGAAGATCTACGAGGTCTACCTGACCCTGCACaagcaggaggaggtgaggTAGGTGCCgtggccggggctgccggggcacggggctgccggggggggggctggctccGCTCAGCTGCCCCCATTGCTGCCTCAGGCTGCCCCTGGCCGGCTGCCAGACGCTGCTGAGCCCCATCGTCAGCTGCGGCCCCCGGGGGTCCTCCTCACCCGCCCCGCCATCCTGGCCATGGGGCACTGCGTGGAGGCCAGCGCTGAGAACTGGAGCATCCGGCTGAAGAAGCAGTCGTGCGAGGGCACGTGGGAGGTGAGCGCCTGCCGTGGGGCTTGAGGGGGTCGACAACCCCTCGGGTCACCGAGGAGGGGGGGATGCCTGTGTGCAGGGTGCATCTCTGCCTGGGTGTCGCAGGACGTGCTGCAGCTGGGTGCCGAGCCGTGCACAGAGCTCTACTACTGCCAGCTGGAAGCGCAGGCTTGCTACATCTTCACGGAGCAGCTGGGGCGCTTCGCCCTGGTCGGGGAGTCCCTCAGCATGG from Pelecanus crispus isolate bPelCri1 chromosome 8, bPelCri1.pri, whole genome shotgun sequence encodes the following:
- the UNC5A gene encoding LOW QUALITY PROTEIN: netrin receptor UNC5A (The sequence of the model RefSeq protein was modified relative to this genomic sequence to represent the inferred CDS: inserted 1 base in 1 codon; deleted 1 base in 1 codon), with protein sequence MGARPRRRRAPAAAAAAATAAAAAAPGPLGALLAAALLAAAGAQQSATVANPVSGASPDLLPHFQLEPEDVYIVKNKAVSLACRATPATQIYFKCNGEWVHQGDHVTQHSTDRGTGLPVMEVRIEVTRQQVEKIFGLEEYWCQCVAWSSSGTTKSQKAFVRIAYLRKNFEQEPTAREVSIEQGIVLPCRPPEGIPPAEVEWLRNEELVDPALDANVYVTPEHSLVLRQARLADTANYTCVAKNIVARRRSASAAITVYVNGGWSTWTQWSGCSTSCGRGWQKRSRTCTNPTPLNGGAFCEGQNVQKTACTTLCPVDGAWSEWSKWSVCGAECTHWRSRECSEPAPRNGGRDCRGPELDTRNCTSELCSHATPGAEDVALYVGLVAVAVCLVLLLLVGVLVYCRKKGGLDADVADSSILTAGFQPVSIKPSKADNPSLLTIQPDLSTTTMTYQGSLCPRQDGPAKLQLPNGHLLSPLGAGRHTLHHSSPAAEGADFVARLSTQSYFRSLPRGTTNMAYGTFNFLGGRLMIPNTGISLLIPPDAIPRGKIYEVYLTLHKQEEVRLPLAGCQTLLSPIVSCXPPGVLLTRPAILAMGHCVEASAENWSIRLKKQSCEGTWEDVLQLGAEPCTELYYCQLEAQACYIFTEQLGRFALVGESLSMAASKRLKLVLFAPAACPSLEYNIRVYCLSDTQDVLKEVIQLEKQLGGQLIGTPRVLHFKDSYHNLRLSIHDMPSSLWKSKLLASYQEIPFYHIWSGLQPFLHCTFTLERLSPSTCELACKIWVWQVEGDGQSFTVNFNIAKDTRFSDWLVPDSEVGAPALVGPSAFKIPFLIRQKIISSLDPPGTRGADWRTLAQKLNLDSHLSFFASKPSPTAMILNLWEARHFPNGNLSQLAAAVAEVGKQDGALFAVSEAEC